Proteins encoded in a region of the Streptomyces sp. NBC_00310 genome:
- a CDS encoding PaaI family thioesterase, giving the protein MGEQHHVKFPQEVIDEYANLGIDLVAMFSAGHLGTRLGVRIVEASADRVVGTMPVEGNTQPYGLLHGGASAVLAETLGSVGSMLHAGSSKIAVGVDLNCTHHRGVRSGLVTGVATPVHRGRSTATYEIVVSDEAGKRVCTARLTCLLRDAPAAPSERARTSD; this is encoded by the coding sequence ATGGGCGAGCAGCACCACGTGAAGTTCCCGCAAGAGGTCATCGACGAGTACGCGAACCTCGGCATCGACCTGGTCGCGATGTTCTCGGCCGGACACCTCGGCACCCGTCTGGGCGTGCGCATCGTGGAGGCGTCGGCGGACCGGGTCGTCGGGACCATGCCGGTGGAGGGCAACACCCAGCCGTACGGGCTGCTGCACGGCGGCGCGTCCGCCGTGCTGGCGGAGACGCTGGGGTCGGTCGGGTCCATGCTGCACGCGGGCAGCTCCAAGATCGCCGTGGGTGTGGACCTGAACTGCACCCACCACCGGGGCGTACGGTCCGGGCTGGTGACCGGTGTCGCCACACCGGTGCACCGGGGGCGCTCGACGGCGACGTACGAGATCGTCGTCAGCGACGAGGCCGGCAAGCGGGTGTGCACCGCCCGGCTGACCTGTCTGCTGCGCGACGCCCCGGCCGCCCCGAGCGAGCGGGCCCGGACGTCGGACTGA
- a CDS encoding FdhF/YdeP family oxidoreductase — protein sequence MAGKAPKSDPVQDAPQVAEPKHAAAGLPAIGHTLRIAQQQMGVRRTALTLLRVNQKDGFDCPGCAWPEPDHRHAAEFCENGAKAVAEEATLRRVTPEFFAAHTVADLAGRSGYWLGQQGRLTHPVYLPEGGDRYEPVSWERAFDIVAEELKALASPDEALFYTSGRTSNEAAFLYQLFAREFGTNNLPDCSNMCHESSGSALNETIGIGKGSVLLEDLYKADLIVVAGQNPGTNHPRMLSALEKAKANGAKIITVNPLPEAGLERFKNPQTPQGMFKGAALTDLFLQIRIGGDQALFRLLNKLILETEGAVDEAFVGEHTHGYEEFAEAARAADWDETLTATGLTRERIDEALRMVLASKRTIVCWAMGLTQHKHSVPTIREVVNFLLLRGNIGRPGAGVCPVRGHSNVQGDRTMGIFERPAPAFLDALEKEFGFAPPREHGYDVVRAIRAMRDDKAKVFFAMGGNFVSASPDTEVTEAAMRRARLTVHVSTKLNRSHAVTGARALILPTLGRTERDLQGGGEQFVTVEDSMGMVHASRGRLEPASGQLLSEPAIVCRLARRVLGEDSRTPWEEFEKDYATIRDRIARVVPGFEDFNARVADPGGFALPHAPRDERRFPTATGKANFTAAPIEYPRLPEGRLLLQTLRSHDQYNTTIYGLDDRYRGIRNGRRVVLVNPEDARELKLADGAYVDLVSEWRDGVERRAAGFRVVHYPTARGCAAAYYPETNVLVPLDATADTSNTPASKSVVIRLEQSSTD from the coding sequence ATGGCCGGCAAGGCGCCGAAGAGTGATCCGGTTCAGGACGCGCCGCAGGTCGCGGAGCCCAAGCATGCCGCGGCGGGGCTGCCGGCGATCGGGCACACGCTGCGGATCGCGCAGCAGCAGATGGGTGTGAGGCGGACCGCGCTGACGCTGCTGCGGGTCAACCAGAAGGACGGCTTCGACTGCCCGGGCTGCGCCTGGCCGGAGCCGGACCACCGGCACGCGGCGGAGTTCTGCGAGAACGGCGCGAAGGCGGTCGCCGAGGAGGCCACACTGCGCCGGGTCACCCCGGAGTTCTTCGCCGCCCACACGGTGGCCGATCTCGCCGGCCGGAGCGGGTACTGGCTCGGGCAGCAGGGGCGGCTCACGCACCCCGTGTATCTCCCCGAAGGGGGCGACCGCTACGAGCCGGTGTCCTGGGAGCGCGCCTTCGACATCGTCGCCGAGGAGCTGAAGGCCCTCGCCTCCCCCGACGAGGCCCTCTTCTACACCTCCGGCCGGACCAGCAACGAGGCCGCGTTCCTGTACCAGCTGTTCGCCCGCGAGTTCGGCACGAACAACCTGCCGGACTGCTCCAACATGTGCCACGAGTCGTCGGGCTCCGCGCTCAACGAGACGATCGGCATCGGCAAGGGCAGCGTTCTGCTGGAGGACCTCTACAAGGCCGATCTGATCGTCGTCGCCGGACAGAACCCGGGGACGAATCATCCTCGTATGCTCTCCGCGCTGGAGAAGGCGAAGGCGAACGGCGCGAAGATCATCACCGTGAACCCGCTGCCCGAGGCCGGCCTGGAGCGGTTCAAGAACCCGCAGACCCCGCAGGGCATGTTCAAGGGTGCCGCCCTCACCGACCTGTTCCTCCAGATCCGCATCGGCGGCGACCAGGCCCTGTTCCGTCTTCTGAACAAGCTGATCCTGGAGACCGAGGGCGCGGTCGACGAGGCGTTCGTCGGCGAGCACACGCACGGGTACGAGGAGTTCGCCGAGGCGGCCCGCGCGGCCGACTGGGACGAGACGCTCACCGCGACCGGCCTCACGCGCGAGCGGATCGACGAGGCGCTGCGCATGGTCCTCGCCTCGAAGCGGACCATCGTCTGCTGGGCCATGGGCCTCACCCAGCACAAGCACTCGGTGCCGACCATCCGCGAAGTGGTCAACTTCCTTCTGCTGCGCGGCAACATCGGCCGCCCCGGCGCGGGCGTCTGCCCGGTGCGCGGCCACTCGAACGTGCAGGGCGACCGCACGATGGGCATCTTCGAGCGGCCCGCCCCGGCGTTCCTGGACGCCCTGGAGAAGGAGTTCGGCTTCGCCCCGCCCCGGGAGCACGGCTACGACGTCGTACGGGCCATCAGGGCCATGCGCGACGACAAGGCGAAGGTGTTCTTCGCCATGGGCGGCAACTTCGTGTCGGCGTCCCCCGACACGGAGGTGACGGAGGCGGCGATGCGCCGGGCCCGGCTGACCGTGCACGTGTCGACGAAGCTCAACCGCTCGCACGCCGTCACGGGCGCGCGGGCGCTGATCCTGCCCACCCTGGGCCGCACCGAGCGCGATCTCCAGGGCGGCGGCGAGCAGTTCGTGACCGTCGAGGACTCGATGGGCATGGTGCACGCCTCGCGCGGCCGTCTGGAGCCCGCGAGCGGGCAGCTGCTGTCCGAGCCGGCCATCGTGTGCCGGCTCGCCCGCCGGGTCCTCGGCGAGGACAGCCGGACGCCGTGGGAGGAGTTCGAGAAGGACTACGCGACGATCCGCGACCGCATCGCGCGCGTGGTGCCCGGCTTCGAGGACTTCAACGCGCGCGTGGCCGACCCGGGCGGCTTCGCCCTCCCGCACGCCCCGCGCGACGAGCGGCGCTTCCCCACGGCCACCGGCAAGGCCAACTTCACGGCCGCGCCCATCGAGTACCCGCGACTGCCGGAGGGCCGCCTGCTGCTGCAGACGCTGCGCTCGCACGACCAGTACAACACCACGATCTACGGCCTCGACGACCGCTACCGGGGCATCAGGAACGGCCGCCGGGTCGTGCTGGTCAACCCCGAGGACGCGCGGGAGCTGAAGCTCGCCGACGGGGCGTACGTGGACCTGGTGAGCGAGTGGAGGGACGGCGTGGAGCGCCGGGCGGCCGGATTCCGGGTGGTGCACTACCCGACGGCCCGCGGCTGCGCGGCCGCGTACTACCCGGAGACCAACGTCCTGGTGCCGCTGGACGCCACCGCCGACACCAGCAACACCCCGGCCAGCAAGTCCGTGGTGATCCGTCTGGAACAATCGTCGACCGACTGA
- a CDS encoding Tat pathway signal sequence domain protein, which translates to MSGVGPVEPGEGTRAWDVPEADLTPVPEPPRGRFTRAHARHRRAVLAAAAAVVVLAGGGYLYATRPKPEPGPEAPYPSQAVGVRYLGPAPRSAGGPRGSFGFVVELSVLDGPTITVPRMTQPYAGLSVRTDPRTPFRIGTDEPRKIVITMRVTECGKVPESAGLPFLDVTLRNTRAIETHSFILGERYAQDLSDALQVACSNDSASSPNA; encoded by the coding sequence GTGAGCGGGGTCGGTCCCGTGGAGCCGGGCGAGGGCACGCGCGCGTGGGACGTACCGGAAGCGGACCTCACGCCCGTGCCGGAGCCTCCTCGCGGGCGGTTCACGCGGGCGCACGCCCGGCACCGCCGTGCCGTGCTCGCGGCGGCGGCGGCCGTCGTCGTGCTCGCGGGCGGCGGCTATCTGTACGCCACCCGGCCGAAGCCGGAGCCCGGGCCCGAAGCGCCGTACCCCTCCCAGGCGGTCGGTGTGCGCTATCTGGGCCCGGCGCCGCGGTCCGCCGGGGGGCCGCGCGGGAGCTTCGGCTTCGTGGTGGAGCTGAGCGTGCTGGACGGCCCCACGATCACGGTCCCCCGCATGACCCAGCCCTACGCGGGGCTCTCCGTGCGGACGGACCCGCGCACTCCGTTCCGGATCGGGACGGACGAGCCCCGGAAGATCGTCATCACCATGCGCGTCACGGAGTGCGGGAAAGTGCCGGAGAGCGCCGGACTGCCTTTCCTGGATGTAACTCTACGTAATACGCGTGCAATAGAAACGCACAGTTTCATCTTGGGTGAGCGCTACGCACAAGACCTCTCCGACGCCCTTCAAGTCGCCTGCAGCAACGACTCCGCGTCATCACCAAACGCCTGA